A stretch of DNA from Rhodococcus sp. NBC_00297:
GGCCGCCGGTGTGGACGGTGCCGCCCGGATGATCCTGCTCGGGGCGGTCGCCGGGGGTGTCTGGTCACTGTCGGAGGACTGGCTGCTGATCGGTCGTGGCCGCTTCGGTGCCTCCACCGCCTACCAGGCCGCCGGACGTGTGGCATACCTGCTGGCGCTGGTCGTTCTGCTGCCGCAGTTCCCGTCGCCCGAGGTCGCGCTGGCCTGTCTGGGCGGCTCGTCCATCGTCACCGTGATCGCCACCGGCGTGGACGCCGACCGGCACTTCGGACGCCTCGTTCCCTCGTGGCGGGTCGGTGACACTCTGAGAACGGCGGCACCGGTGCTCGCGTCGCGGCTCCTGCTGACCGGCTACGGACAGGGCGGCGCGGCGGCGTACTCCACGGTGCTCGACGCGGTCTCCCTGGGCCTGTTCTCGGCCGCGGACCGGCTGGTCCGAGCGGGACAGTCGGTTCTCGATCCGATCGGGTTCGCGCTGCTCCCGCGGATGACCCGAATTCGGGACGGCCAGGCCTTCCGGGCGCGGACGATGCAGGGTGCGGCGGGGTGTCTCGCACTCGCGGTCGTCGCCGCGGCAGGGCTGACGCTCGTGGCCCCCCTGGTGATCCGCATCGTCTACGGCACCGAGTTCGCCGAGGCGACGGACCTGCTGCGCATCCTCGCCTGGATCCTCCCTGCCACCACGCTCACGTCCTACGTCACCACCGCCGTGCTGCCGGCGCAGGGTCGGACGTCGACGGTGCTCAGCGGCGCCGTCCTCGGCGTCACCTTCGCGGCGTCGGCTCTGCTGATCACCTCGGTCACCGGATCGGTCGTGACCATGGTCGTCGGGGTGCTCGTCTCCGAGTGGGCGGTGGCGCTGTGGTTCGTCGCCACGACCGCGCGGACCGTCCTGCGACGCGAGTCGGACCATCCCGACGACACCATACCCTCCCACGACGATCGCCGAGAGGCCACGCGATGACACACGAGAGATCCTCGGAACTCCAGGAACGTCTGCACCGCCTCGTCCCCGGTGGAAGCCACACGTACGCACGGGGTTCCGATCAGTACCCGGAGCACCTCACCCCGATCCTCACGCACGGCGTCGGCGCCCGTGTGTGGGACGTCGACGACAACGAGTACGTCGAGTACGGGAGTGGTCTGCGCTCGGTCACACTGGGACACGGGTACCGTCCCGTGGTCGACGCCGTGGCGGACGCGGTCGCCAGGGGAACCAACTTCTCGAGGCCGACCGAGCTCGAAGTGCTCGCGGCGGAGGACTTCCTGAGGACCGTTCCCACCGCGGAGATGGTGAAGTTCGCGAAGAACGGCTCCGATGCGACCACCGCGGCCGTCCGCCTGTCGCGTGCGGTCACCGGCCGTACCGAGATCGCGGTCTGTGCGCAGCCGTTCTTCTCGGTCGACGACTGGTTCATCGGGACGACGGAGATGAACGCGGGAATCCCGCACGGCGCGGTGCATCGGTTCCCGTTCGACGACACCCCTGCGCTGGAACGGATCCTGGCCGATCACGACATCGCGTGCGTCGTCATGGAGGCAGCCGGTGCGCTGGCCGAACCGTCACCGGGGTATCTCGAGGCCGTCCGCGCAGCCTGTGATCGACACGGGACCGTTCTCGTGTTCGACGAGATGATCACCGGGTTCCGATGGTCGTCCGCGGGTGCGCAGGGTGTGTACGGCGTGACTCCCGATCTGTCGTGTTGGGGCAAGGCCATGGGCAACGGACTCCCGCTGTCCGCGCTCGCCGGCCGCCGCGATCTGATGGAACTCGGCGGTCTGCGCACGGACTCCGACCGAGTCTTCCTGCTGTCGACGACGCACGGACCGGAGACAACGGGGCTCGCCGCGTTTCGTGCCGTCGTCCGGGCGTACGAGACGGAGGACCCCGTGGGCGCCATGGAGCGCGCCGGCGCCCGGTTGCGTGACGCCGTGACCGCGGTGGCGTTCGATGCCGGTGTCGGGGAACACCTTCGGGTCCTCGGACGCCCCAGCTGCCTGGTGTTCGCCACCGCGGATGCCGACGGGGTTCCCTCGCAGTCCTACCGGACTCTCTTCCTGCAGGAGATGCTGTCCCGCGGTGTCCTCGGTCAGTCGTTCGTCGTGTCCGCGGCGCACACGGACTCGGACATCGACCACACGGTCGATGCTGTGCGGGAGGCGGTCCTCGTCTACCGGAAGGCCCTCGAGGCGGGCACCACCGAGGGGCTTCTCCGAGGCCGACCGGTGGCACCGGCTCTGCGTCGGCTCGCGGCACCGCGGAGGCTGCCCGATCTCAGACGGTCCCACCTCGAGACGTAGTCAGGATCTCACGCGCCGCTCGCCGACCGGAACGCACGGCCCCGTCGAGGTAGCCGGGCCAGCGATCGGCCAGATCCGTTCCTGCCCAGTGCACGCGGTCCGTAGTCAGGTCCTGATGGTGGAAGACGCCTCCGTACGGCGGGATCGCGGTGGGCGCCCCACCCAGCCAGGGTTGCGCCGACCAGGTGATGTCGTCGACACGACGAGGTGACCGCGCCCGAGGGCCGAACAGCCGCACCAGCTCGGCGACGACGATGTCACGGCGATCTGTGCGGGAGAACAGGTCTGCCGCGGCTCGACCGCCACTGAAGGCGACCAGGATGCCGGGCGAGTCCCGTCCGGCGTTGCCGTCGACGATCATCTGGACCAGGCCGTCGACGTCGAGTGCCGTTCCGGTGAGTCCGTTCTCGCGCCACCACGGACTGTCGTACACGACGATGGTCTTCGCGTACTCGCCCATGCGGGAGGTGCGCATCCGGTCCCCGAGTCCGGCGGGGAGCGCACCGTCGATGTCGGCGGCGCGGGGGAGGGGGACCGCGAGAACCACCGACGATGCGCGGACTGTGCCGTCCGCGGTGACCACGTCGACTCCGGAGGTGTCCGGCCGGATCGCGATGACGGGTCGAGACGTCTCCGGCGGGGCGGAGAGGTGCTGTGCCACAGCTGAGATCAGCGATGCGGTGCCGTCCACGAAGTAGCGTTCCTGCGCTCCGTCACGCACCTCGGCGATAGCGCGCAGGCTGCCGGCCGCGCGTAGGTACTCGAGTGCGGCTCGGGCGGGGACCTCGTCCGGGTCGGCGCCGAAGATCAACCGGAAGAAGCACGTGAGGATGTCGCGGCCGTAGGCGGAGGGAAACATCCGACGCGCGAGAACGTCGGACATCTCGTGATCTCCGGGCCGCCAGGTCGACAGCAGCGGCATCGCGCGGTCGACGGTGCGGACCGCCAGGTCGAGTCGCGCGATACCCGAACCGACGGGGAGCCACTCGCGAACGGGGATGCGCGGCACCTGACCGTGATAGCGGTGGACGCGGCCGGCGGCCGCGAACACTTCGTCCGCACCGCGTCGACGACGCGGTTCGGGAGCGGTGGCGACACCAAGCTCGTCGGCGAGGTCCAGGACAGCCGTCTGATCGCCGCCGACCCAGTGCGCGCCGTAGTCGACGTGGTGCCCGTCGACATCTCGGGTGAGCACCTTCCCGCCGATGCGATCGGCAGCTTCGAGCACCGTGACGGACCGACCCGCTCGCTCGAGCTCCCGTGCTGCCACCAACCCGCTGAGCCCCGCCCCGATCACGACCACGTCCCCCGACATATGCCCACCCTACGGGTGGGCATATGTCCTCAGGTCACATCGTGCGTGTCAGCCTCTCCGCCAACAACTTCGCGAACGACGCCGGGTCGTCCAGCTCGCCACCCTCGGCGAGCAGGGCTGTGCCGTAGAGCAGCTTGGCGGTCTCGGCCAGCGCCATCTCGTCCTTCTTCTCCGCATGGGCCTTCTCCAGCGCGGTGACCAGCGCGTGGTCCGGGTTGAGCTCGAGGATGCGCTTGGTCTTGGGGACCGGCTGGCCGGAGGCGCGGTACATCTTCTCGAGCTGCGGGCTCAGGGAGAAGTCGTCGCCCACGATGCACGCGGGTGAGGTGGTCAGGCGTGAGGACAGGCGGACCTCCTTCACGTCGTCGGACAGCGTCTCGGCCATCCACGAGGTGAGGTCGGCGAACTGCGCCTTTCGTGCGTCCTTCTCCTCGGTCTCCGCCTCGTCGTCACCCAGATCGACGGCACCCTTCGCGATGGAACGGAACGGCTTCCCGTCGAACTCGGGTACGGACCCGGTCCACATCTCGTCGACGGCGTCGGTGAGTATCAGCACCTCGAGTCCCTTGGCGGTGAACGCCTCCATGTGCGGGGAGTTCTCCACCTGCTGGCGCGACTCGCCGGTCATGTAGTAGATCGCGTCCTGGCCGTCCTTCATCCGAGAGACGTACTCGGCCAACGTGGTCGGCTTCTCGTCGCTGTGGGTGCTGGCGAAGGACGACAGCTCGAGGAGAGTGGACTGGTTGTCGTGGTCGGAGAGCAGGCCCTCCTTGAGGGCGCGGCCGAACTCGGTCCAGAACGTGCTGTACTTCTCCGGCTGGTTCGCCTGGAGATCCTTGACTGTGCTCAGCACCTTCTTCGTCAGGCGGCGCCGGATGGCGCGGATCTGGCGATCCTGCTGCAGGATCTCGCGAGAGACGTTGAGGGACAGGTCCGCCGCGTCGACGACACCCTTGACGAAGCGCAGGTACTCGGGCACCAGCTCCTCGCAGTCGTCCATGATGAACACGCGCTTCACGTACAGCTGGATGCCGATCTTCGACTCCCGCATGAAGAGGTCGAACGGTGCGCGCGACGGAATGAACAGCAGCGCTTGGTATTCGAAGGTGCCCTCGGCCTTCATGGGGATGACCTCGAGCGGCTCGTCCCATGCATGGCTGACGTGGCGGTAGAACTCGGTGTACTCCTCGTCCGAGACCTCGTCCTTCGAGCGCGTCCACAGCGCCTTCATCGAGTTGACCGTCTCGTCCTCGAGCACCGTTGTGGCGTCGTCGCCCTCGCCGGTGGTCTTCTCGACCTGCATGCGGATGGGCCACGCGATGAAGTCCGAGTACCGCTTCACCAGTTCGCGGATCTTGTGCTCGGACGTGTAGTCGTAGAGGTGGTCTTCGTCGTCGGCCGGCTTCAGGTGCAGGGTCACGGCGCTGCCCTGAGGCGCGTCGGACACCTCCTCGATGGTGTACGTGCCCTCACCGCTGGACTCCCAGCGCGTCGCGGAGTCCTCACCCGCGCGCCGGGTCACGAGGGTGACCTTGTCGGCCACCATGAACGTGGAGTAGAAGCCGATGCCGAACTGGCCGATGAGCTCCTCGGACGCGGCCGCGTCCTTCGCTTCCTTCAGCTTCGCGCGGACCTCGGCGGTGCCCGACTTCGCGAGCGTGCCGATGAGATCGACGACCTCGTCGCGCGACATGCCGATGCCGTTGTCCCGCACGGTGAGGGTGCGGTTCTCCTTGTCGATCTCCAGGTCGATGTGGAGATCGGAGGTGTCGGCGCCGAGATCCTTGTTCTGGAACGACTCGAGTCGCAGCTTGTCCAGCGCGTCCGACGAGTTGGACACCAACTCGCGGAGGAACGAGTCCTTGTTGGAGTAGACCGAGTGGATCATCAGATCCAACAGCTGCCGGGTCTCGGCCTGGAACTGCATTTCTTCGACGTGCGCGGTCACGTGACTCCCCTGATCGAAACAAGTGCCTGGTGGACCCTCGTATTTTACGGCAACCGTGCCTGCGTTCCCGCATGCCTCTTCCCCCGTAACAGTCCGCACGGTACGGTTTTCGAAGGCCGGGGCTCTCCCATCGGAAGGTGTGTGTCATGGTGCGAATCGGACTACGGCGAGTGGTCGGTGGAGTGCTCGCCGCCGGAGCCGTCACGGCGGGATCGGTGCTGGCAGGGGCGGGAACCGCCTCCGCGGAGCCGACCTACGTCGGGCCGCTGTACTACGAGGTGGTGCCGGGGATCTTCCCCACGTGTCCGGACGTCGCTGCTGCGGAGCGCGCCAAGGGCACCACGATCCTGGTCGACTGCATTCGCTGGTTCGGACCTCAGCGTGGTTTCTCGCTGACTCCGTACCAACTCATCGCCGGCATCGCACCCCTCGACGGCAGTTAGCCGGCTCGTGTCCTGATCGTGACGTGAGTACAGGTAACGACGCCACGAAAGAGACCGATGGGTATGTCAGAGGGGGCGGCGATCGGCCGGCTCCGGACAGGAGTCGACATGTCGTTCTCGATGAGCACACGGGCTGCCGTCGCGGCCACCCTGGTCGCCGGCGCCGCGGTGCTGGGGGCATGTTCGGCTCCGGACCAGGTGACGTCGGCGACGGCGGTTCCGGCGCCCGCTGACACCTCGGTCGTGACGCCGACGGGGACATCGGTCGTGGCGCCGATCGAGCCGCCCACCGGTGCAGCGTCGGATCAGCCGGGCGCAGAGGAACAGCCGGTCGAGCAGTCGCCGTCGGCAGAGTCGGCAGACCCGGCGGACGCACTCCCGCGTCCGGGGTCGCAGGAGGTGTCGGTGGATCCCGAGCTCTTCCGCGACAGTGGCGGGGCGGGTGAGGGGTACTACTTCCGGACGCCGTCGGGGAATGTGTCGTGTGGGCTCTTCCCGAACGGAACCTCGGTCGGATTCCTGGGATGCCAGGCCGTGTCCAGTGTCGCTCCCGACGAGGGCGAGGTCTGCTCGAACGGTGCCACCAGCAAGTACGCCGTCCGTGTGGAGAGCGCCGGGCCGATCCACTACTGCACGAATCAGGGCTATTTCACCGGCTCTGAGAACATCCGCACACTGCAGTACGGCGAGGTGATCAACACGGGGCAGAGCTTCTGCGTCTCTCGGGAGGACGGAGTCGCGTGCGCCCGCGTCGGCTCGAACGCGTTCTTCCTCTCCCGTGACGAGAACACCACCCTGCGGTGACCTCGGTCAGCGGTGGTCGATCGTCGTGCGTATCCGCGTCGTCGACGGGGCCGCGGGTGTGGACCCGAATCCGAATCGCACCGGCGGCTCCACCGGCGACAGGTGTCCCAGATCGTCGCCCTTCCACGATGCCGTCGCGCCGACGATGCTGCGCTGCCCTCGCGCTCCGTAGTATTCGCGCCGCCCACCGCCGGCGGTGCCCCTGGTCCGCACGCCGCGCATCACGACCCGCGCGATCGGGTCGCTCACCGTACAGAACCAGGGTGTGGTGACCACAGACGTCGGTGCGAGGGTGAGCAGTCGACCCAGCAGTGTCGGGCCGCCGATCTGGAAGGACACCTCGAGATCACCCGCGGAGACGCCGACTCGGTCACCTCGGCGGTGATACGAGACGTCGGTGATGGTCGTCGTGTCGAAGTGGTAGGTCGCGGTGACGAACTCGCGGACCGCGTCGGACGGTGCCAGCAGAAGGCGCTCGCCGTCCGCGAACTCGACCATGACATCGGTGAAGTCGCCCAGCGGCGACGACGTCCAGTGGCCGACGACGATCCTGGTTCCGCTGGAGGTCCCGAGACCGGCGATGTCGCCGTCGAAGATCGATCGTGTCACCGGCTCGACAGTAGCGTCGACGCGGCACTGTGAGGCGATCGAGGTTCGGGGGAGCCCCCGACTGGGCATCATGGAGGCATGGCTGACACTGCGACATCCGAATCCGGCGGGGCTCCGACCATCTTCGTGCTCTTCGGGGCGACGGGAGACCTTGCCAAGCGCATGGTGCTGCCGGCGTTCTACGAACTTGCGCAGGAAGGACTGCTGCCCGAGCAGTGGGCGTTGGTGGGCAACGGTCGAGGTGAGAAGACCGACGACGAGTTCCGCGAGCACATCCGCGCGGCGCTCGAGGAGTTCGGTCCCGGGGAGGGTGTCGACAGCATCGACGAGAAGGTGTGGTCGTCGTTCGCGGACCGTGTTCGCTTCGCGGGCAACGGATTCACCGCCGACGATCCGGGTGACCTGCCGTCGGTCATCGGAGACGTGAAGGACGAGCTGGGCGGCGACGTGCAGCTCGTGCACTACATCGCGCTGCCGCCCTCGACCTTCATCGACTACACCGAGGCGCTCGGCGCACACGATCTCGCCGAGGGCGCGCGGGTGGTCTACGAGAAGCCGTTCGGCACGTCGCAGGAGAACTTCGAGAAGCTCGACGAGGCGGTCCATGCCATCGTCGACGAGAAGCAGGTCTATCGGATCGACCACTTCCTCGGCAAGGAGAACACCCAGAACCTGCACATCCTGCGCTTCGCGAACGGGATGATCGAGGGGATCTGGAACCGGGAACACGTGGAGCAGGTGCAGATCGACGTGCCGGAGACGCTGGACATCGACGACCGTGCCGAGTTCTACGACGCCACGGGTGCCGTGCTCGACATGTTGGTGACGCACCTGTTCCAGGTCGCGGCGGAGGTGGCCATGGAGCCCCCACTCAGCCTCGGTGCGGACGACCTGCAGACTGCCCGCGAGTCGGTCATCGCGGCGTTCCGCCCGCTCGACACGTCCGAGGTGGTCCTCGGTCAGTACCGCGGCTACCAGGACGTCGAGGGGATCGCGGACGATTCGTCGACCGACACGTTCGTCGCCGCACGCATGTGGGTCGACACCGACCGGTGGCGCGACGTTCCCTTCGTCCTGCGCACCGGCAAGATGCTGGGAACCAGCACGCAGCGGGTGTCGCTGGTGTTCCGTCGCCCCGAGGGACCGGTGAAGCACCTGCCGGCCGACGGCGCCGTGCTGACGTTCGACCTGTCGGGCGACGGCCGAGTGGACATCGCCATGACGGTCAAGGAGCCCGGCCCCGGCGAGGACCTCGGGATCGGTCGGATGTCGCTCGACCTGTCGACGGTGTCGGACGCCGAGCCGCTGTCGCCCTATTCACGACTCATTCTCGACGTACTCGACGGTGACCGGTCGTTGTTCACCCGTCCCGACGGACTGGCTCACGTGTGGGAGGTCGCCGCACCGTTGTTGACCTCTCCGCCGGCCGTGCTCCCGTACGAGCCCGGCTCGATGGGACCCGAGGCAGCGAACGACTTGGCCTCTCCCTGTGGTTGGTTGGTGACCGGAGGCAAGTGACCGAACTCGCGATGGTCATGCTCGGGGAACGAGCATGACCATCGCGAGGTAGAGCAGGGCGACGGTGCCGAACGAGACGAGGGCGCCGACCACGGTGAGGGCGCGCACCAGGCTGGGATCCCATCCGGTGTACGCGGCGACACCGCCGCAGACCCCGGCGATCCAGGCGTCGTCTCGGCTTCGCGTCAGCTGCGTGGTGTGGTTCGGGTTCGGGTGGACGGTGGAGTTGCTCTCGTGGAATGTCATGTCTCCATCCTGAGTTCCGCCCGCGCGCTGCACCATCGGTGACCACCCCGAGACGTACCCTGAAACTCCGCCTGTCACGGCATCTGCTGTTCACCCCGTGATCACCGTCCCGTCTCCGGCGGCTCGTAGGTTCCTGGCGTGACCGCTCTCGATGACTTCGCCCTGTCCCGGATCGTGGACCTCTCGGACACCTCGTCGTTCAGCGTGCGGGACGACGACGACGACGACCCCGTGTTGCTGACCGGTGACGGAGTCCCGGTGGACACCTGGCGCCAGGCGTACCCGTACGACGAACGGATGCCGCGCGCGGAATACGAAGGTACGAAACGTCTTCTGCAGATCGAGTTGCTGAAGCTGCAGATGTGGATCAAGGAGACCGGTGGCCGCCACGTCATCGTCTTCGAAGGTCGCGACGCCGCAGGCAAGGGCGGCACGATCAAGCGCTTCATGGAGCATCTCAACCCTCGCGGCGCGCGGGTGGTGGCACTCGAGAAGCCGTCGCCACGCGAGTCGACGGAGTGGTACTTCCAGCGGTACGTCACCCACCTACCGGCTGCCGGAGAGCTGGTCCTGTTCGACCGCTCCTGGTACAACCGGGCCGGCGTGGAACGTGTGATGGGATTCTGCAGCGACGAGCAGTATCACCGATTCCTCCACCAGGCACCGTTGTTCGAGCAGATGCTCGTCGACGACGGAGTGCAGCTGACCAAGTTCTGGTTCTCGGTGTCCCAGCTCGAACAGCGGACGCGCTTCGCCATCCGCCAGGTCGATCCGGTACGGCAGTGGAAGCTCTCGCCCATGGACCTCGCCTCCCTGGACAAGTGGGACGCGTACACGAGGGCCAAGGAGGACATGATCCGGTTCACCCACACCGATCACGCCCCCTGGACGACGGTGAAGAGCAACGACAAGAAACGCGCCCGCCTCGAGGCGATGCGCTTCGTGCTGAACAGCTTCGACTACTCGAACAAGGACTACGAGGTGGTGGGGCGACCGGATCCGTCCATCGTCGGACTCGCGGAACCGGACACCGACTGACCTAGCGGGTGCCGCCCCCGAGCGTCCGCCACAGGAACGTGTATGCCAGCGCGGATTTGAATGCGGCCTGCGCGTTGTCGGCCGCACCGCCGTGGCCGCCCTCGATGTTCTCGTAGTAGGAGACGTCGTACCCGTACTCCTCGAGGAGGGCGTCCATCTTGCGCGCGTGCCCGGGGTGCACACGGTCGTCCCTCGTCGACGTCGTGATGAGGATCGGCGGATACA
This window harbors:
- a CDS encoding PspC domain-containing protein; its protein translation is MTFHESNSTVHPNPNHTTQLTRSRDDAWIAGVCGGVAAYTGWDPSLVRALTVVGALVSFGTVALLYLAMVMLVPRA
- a CDS encoding glucose-6-phosphate dehydrogenase produces the protein MADTATSESGGAPTIFVLFGATGDLAKRMVLPAFYELAQEGLLPEQWALVGNGRGEKTDDEFREHIRAALEEFGPGEGVDSIDEKVWSSFADRVRFAGNGFTADDPGDLPSVIGDVKDELGGDVQLVHYIALPPSTFIDYTEALGAHDLAEGARVVYEKPFGTSQENFEKLDEAVHAIVDEKQVYRIDHFLGKENTQNLHILRFANGMIEGIWNREHVEQVQIDVPETLDIDDRAEFYDATGAVLDMLVTHLFQVAAEVAMEPPLSLGADDLQTARESVIAAFRPLDTSEVVLGQYRGYQDVEGIADDSSTDTFVAARMWVDTDRWRDVPFVLRTGKMLGTSTQRVSLVFRRPEGPVKHLPADGAVLTFDLSGDGRVDIAMTVKEPGPGEDLGIGRMSLDLSTVSDAEPLSPYSRLILDVLDGDRSLFTRPDGLAHVWEVAAPLLTSPPAVLPYEPGSMGPEAANDLASPCGWLVTGGK
- a CDS encoding lipopolysaccharide biosynthesis protein, with the protein product MLRLARDVLLVGFGTYGQFLVTLVTLPLTARLLGTEGVGLVAVGMSAYFLGSVLVDLGATQYFAARVDDPDITQVRGAYAVVRCGLFAVLVVAALVGWAAGVDGAARMILLGAVAGGVWSLSEDWLLIGRGRFGASTAYQAAGRVAYLLALVVLLPQFPSPEVALACLGGSSIVTVIATGVDADRHFGRLVPSWRVGDTLRTAAPVLASRLLLTGYGQGGAAAYSTVLDAVSLGLFSAADRLVRAGQSVLDPIGFALLPRMTRIRDGQAFRARTMQGAAGCLALAVVAAAGLTLVAPLVIRIVYGTEFAEATDLLRILAWILPATTLTSYVTTAVLPAQGRTSTVLSGAVLGVTFAASALLITSVTGSVVTMVVGVLVSEWAVALWFVATTARTVLRRESDHPDDTIPSHDDRREATR
- a CDS encoding flavin monoamine oxidase family protein — encoded protein: MSGDVVVIGAGLSGLVAARELERAGRSVTVLEAADRIGGKVLTRDVDGHHVDYGAHWVGGDQTAVLDLADELGVATAPEPRRRRGADEVFAAAGRVHRYHGQVPRIPVREWLPVGSGIARLDLAVRTVDRAMPLLSTWRPGDHEMSDVLARRMFPSAYGRDILTCFFRLIFGADPDEVPARAALEYLRAAGSLRAIAEVRDGAQERYFVDGTASLISAVAQHLSAPPETSRPVIAIRPDTSGVDVVTADGTVRASSVVLAVPLPRAADIDGALPAGLGDRMRTSRMGEYAKTIVVYDSPWWRENGLTGTALDVDGLVQMIVDGNAGRDSPGILVAFSGGRAAADLFSRTDRRDIVVAELVRLFGPRARSPRRVDDITWSAQPWLGGAPTAIPPYGGVFHHQDLTTDRVHWAGTDLADRWPGYLDGAVRSGRRAAREILTTSRGGTV
- the ppk2 gene encoding polyphosphate kinase 2, giving the protein MVDLSDTSSFSVRDDDDDDPVLLTGDGVPVDTWRQAYPYDERMPRAEYEGTKRLLQIELLKLQMWIKETGGRHVIVFEGRDAAGKGGTIKRFMEHLNPRGARVVALEKPSPRESTEWYFQRYVTHLPAAGELVLFDRSWYNRAGVERVMGFCSDEQYHRFLHQAPLFEQMLVDDGVQLTKFWFSVSQLEQRTRFAIRQVDPVRQWKLSPMDLASLDKWDAYTRAKEDMIRFTHTDHAPWTTVKSNDKKRARLEAMRFVLNSFDYSNKDYEVVGRPDPSIVGLAEPDTD
- a CDS encoding glutamate-1-semialdehyde 2,1-aminomutase codes for the protein MTHERSSELQERLHRLVPGGSHTYARGSDQYPEHLTPILTHGVGARVWDVDDNEYVEYGSGLRSVTLGHGYRPVVDAVADAVARGTNFSRPTELEVLAAEDFLRTVPTAEMVKFAKNGSDATTAAVRLSRAVTGRTEIAVCAQPFFSVDDWFIGTTEMNAGIPHGAVHRFPFDDTPALERILADHDIACVVMEAAGALAEPSPGYLEAVRAACDRHGTVLVFDEMITGFRWSSAGAQGVYGVTPDLSCWGKAMGNGLPLSALAGRRDLMELGGLRTDSDRVFLLSTTHGPETTGLAAFRAVVRAYETEDPVGAMERAGARLRDAVTAVAFDAGVGEHLRVLGRPSCLVFATADADGVPSQSYRTLFLQEMLSRGVLGQSFVVSAAHTDSDIDHTVDAVREAVLVYRKALEAGTTEGLLRGRPVAPALRRLAAPRRLPDLRRSHLET
- the htpG gene encoding molecular chaperone HtpG; protein product: MTAHVEEMQFQAETRQLLDLMIHSVYSNKDSFLRELVSNSSDALDKLRLESFQNKDLGADTSDLHIDLEIDKENRTLTVRDNGIGMSRDEVVDLIGTLAKSGTAEVRAKLKEAKDAAASEELIGQFGIGFYSTFMVADKVTLVTRRAGEDSATRWESSGEGTYTIEEVSDAPQGSAVTLHLKPADDEDHLYDYTSEHKIRELVKRYSDFIAWPIRMQVEKTTGEGDDATTVLEDETVNSMKALWTRSKDEVSDEEYTEFYRHVSHAWDEPLEVIPMKAEGTFEYQALLFIPSRAPFDLFMRESKIGIQLYVKRVFIMDDCEELVPEYLRFVKGVVDAADLSLNVSREILQQDRQIRAIRRRLTKKVLSTVKDLQANQPEKYSTFWTEFGRALKEGLLSDHDNQSTLLELSSFASTHSDEKPTTLAEYVSRMKDGQDAIYYMTGESRQQVENSPHMEAFTAKGLEVLILTDAVDEMWTGSVPEFDGKPFRSIAKGAVDLGDDEAETEEKDARKAQFADLTSWMAETLSDDVKEVRLSSRLTTSPACIVGDDFSLSPQLEKMYRASGQPVPKTKRILELNPDHALVTALEKAHAEKKDEMALAETAKLLYGTALLAEGGELDDPASFAKLLAERLTRTM